A stretch of Syntrophorhabdales bacterium DNA encodes these proteins:
- a CDS encoding type II toxin-antitoxin system RelE/ParE family toxin, producing the protein MKIYQSASFEKTVKKMLKPEKAALDREVKKIAENPAIGEEKKGDLKGVFVHKFKLKTTQYLLAYRKTGSDLELVMIGPHENYYRDLKQYLKNRQ; encoded by the coding sequence ATGAAAATCTACCAGTCGGCCTCCTTTGAGAAGACGGTGAAAAAGATGCTAAAGCCTGAAAAGGCGGCTTTAGATCGAGAGGTAAAGAAGATAGCGGAGAATCCGGCTATCGGGGAAGAAAAGAAAGGTGACCTGAAAGGCGTGTTTGTTCATAAGTTCAAACTTAAAACAACACAATACTTGCTTGCCTATCGAAAGACCGGTAGCGACTTAGAACTTGTTATGATTGGACCTCATGAGAATTACTACCGAGACTTGAAGCAGTATTTGAAGAATCGACAATGA
- a CDS encoding BrnT family toxin yields the protein MRYEWDPEKNEQLKAERNISFEKVLFHLPRGDVWKIADHPDQENYPGQRIYFVIVEEYVYLVPHVVEEDYIFLKTIIPSRKATKAYMKEQEG from the coding sequence ATGAGATACGAATGGGATCCGGAGAAAAATGAGCAGTTGAAGGCAGAGAGGAATATCTCATTCGAGAAGGTACTGTTTCACCTACCCCGCGGTGATGTGTGGAAGATCGCAGATCATCCCGACCAGGAAAACTATCCCGGGCAGAGGATCTACTTCGTGATTGTGGAAGAATACGTTTATCTCGTTCCCCACGTGGTTGAAGAAGATTACATTTTCCTCAAGACGATAATACCGAGCCGAAAGGCAACGAAGGCGTACATGAAAGAGCAGGAGGGTTGA